One genomic region from Chloroflexota bacterium encodes:
- a CDS encoding DUF3341 domain-containing protein produces MAKKQVLGVFKTADNAVMAVDRLNEAGFTNKDWTVLTGSPYPEGAFGEWMPKHRLYAFPFFGAIVGFTVAILVTAGTSVANPLVTGGKPIIAVPAMAVIVYEGTMLGAILMTIIGVIFESRLPRPLMGLYDERITEGYVGIDLNCPEDRINAAEMVMRQSGAVDVKHQK; encoded by the coding sequence ATGGCAAAGAAACAAGTGCTCGGGGTATTCAAGACGGCGGACAACGCAGTCATGGCGGTGGACCGGCTGAATGAGGCCGGCTTCACCAATAAGGACTGGACGGTCCTGACGGGCAGCCCATACCCGGAGGGAGCCTTCGGGGAGTGGATGCCGAAGCACCGGCTCTACGCCTTCCCGTTCTTCGGCGCCATCGTGGGCTTCACCGTGGCGATCCTGGTCACGGCCGGGACGTCCGTGGCGAACCCCCTGGTGACGGGCGGCAAGCCCATCATCGCAGTCCCGGCGATGGCGGTGATCGTCTACGAGGGCACGATGTTGGGCGCGATCCTCATGACCATCATCGGCGTGATTTTTGAATCGCGCCTGCCGAGGCCGCTGATGGGCCTCTACGATGAGCGCATCACCGAGGGCTATGTGGGCATTGACCTGAATTGCCCCGAGGACCGCATCAACGCCGCAGAGATGGTGATGCGGCAATCGGGCGCGGTTGATGTGAAGCACCAGAAATAG